A stretch of Streptococcus chenjunshii DNA encodes these proteins:
- the sufB gene encoding Fe-S cluster assembly protein SufB, which produces MVKKRDYAFGFHDDVRPLYSTGKGLTERIVRDISEIKNEPQWMLDYRLQSLELFHKLPLPDWGPDLSGIDFEQVIYYQRYAGENVRSWDDVPDKIKETFDRLGIPEAEKQFLSGAVAQYESEVVYHNMQAEFEKQGIIFTDTDTAVQKYPELVKKYFGTIISNAEHKFAALNGAVWSGGTFIYVPKGVQCDIPVQTYFRINGENAGQFERTLVIVEEGGSIQYIEGCTAPTYSANSLHAATVEIIVKRDAYFRYTTMQNWSDNVYNLVTERGTVAENGTLEWIDGNIGSKVNMKYPCSILNGPHARTTVLSMSFANFGQDLDAGCRVFHNAPHTSSTLISKSVAKDGGRTDYRGQVTFGKDSSGSKSHIECDTILMDDLSSSDTIPFNEIHNANVALEHEAKVSKVSEAQLYYMMSRGISEEEATAMIVNGFMEPITKELPMEYAVELNTLINMSMEGSVG; this is translated from the coding sequence ATGGTAAAGAAGAGAGATTATGCTTTTGGCTTTCATGATGATGTCCGGCCTTTATATTCTACTGGCAAAGGCTTGACAGAAAGAATTGTCCGAGATATTTCTGAAATAAAAAATGAACCGCAATGGATGCTTGATTACCGTCTGCAGTCTTTAGAACTGTTTCATAAACTTCCTCTGCCTGATTGGGGACCGGATTTATCAGGTATTGATTTTGAGCAGGTGATTTACTATCAAAGATATGCCGGCGAAAATGTCCGTTCATGGGACGATGTGCCTGATAAAATAAAAGAAACGTTTGACCGCCTAGGAATTCCTGAGGCTGAAAAACAGTTCTTGTCCGGTGCGGTTGCCCAGTATGAATCTGAAGTAGTTTATCATAATATGCAGGCAGAGTTTGAAAAACAGGGTATTATTTTTACGGATACTGACACAGCTGTTCAGAAATACCCAGAGCTGGTCAAAAAATATTTCGGTACCATCATTTCTAATGCAGAACACAAGTTCGCTGCCCTAAACGGTGCTGTATGGTCCGGCGGAACTTTTATCTATGTCCCTAAGGGTGTGCAGTGCGATATACCGGTGCAGACTTATTTCCGGATTAATGGTGAAAACGCCGGCCAGTTCGAGAGGACCTTGGTTATTGTAGAAGAAGGAGGCTCTATCCAGTACATTGAAGGTTGTACAGCCCCGACATATTCGGCTAACAGTTTGCATGCTGCTACAGTTGAAATCATTGTTAAACGGGATGCTTATTTTAGATATACCACAATGCAGAACTGGTCTGATAATGTCTATAATTTAGTTACTGAGCGCGGAACAGTTGCTGAAAACGGCACATTAGAATGGATAGATGGGAACATCGGCAGCAAAGTCAACATGAAATATCCCTGCTCCATTCTTAATGGGCCGCATGCCAGAACAACGGTTTTATCCATGTCTTTTGCTAACTTCGGTCAAGATTTGGATGCTGGCTGCAGGGTTTTCCACAATGCACCCCACACCTCCTCAACTTTAATTTCAAAGTCGGTGGCTAAAGACGGCGGCAGGACAGATTACCGTGGACAGGTTACTTTCGGCAAAGACAGTTCCGGATCCAAATCCCATATTGAGTGTGATACGATTCTTATGGATGATTTATCTTCATCTGATACGATTCCCTTTAATGAAATCCACAATGCCAATGTTGCTTTGGAGCATGAGGCGAAAGTTTCCAAAGTGTCGGAAGCTCAGCTTTATTACATGATGAGCCGGGGAATTTCTGAGGAGGAAGCAACAGCCATGATTGTTAATGGTTTTATGGAACCAATTACCAAAGAATTGCCGATGGAATATGCTGTTGAATTAAATACCTTGATTAATATGAGTATGGAAGGGTCTGTCGGCTGA
- a CDS encoding flavodoxin — translation MALAKIVFASMTGNTEEIADIVAQKLEDLGHTVEVDECTTVDAADFEDVDLAVVATYTYGDGELPDEIVDFYEDLGDLDLSGKLYGVVGSGDTFYDYFCQSVDDFEAQFALTGALKGAESVKVDLAAEDEDIENLEAFAEELSAKLN, via the coding sequence ATGGCTTTAGCTAAAATTGTTTTTGCCAGCATGACCGGCAATACAGAAGAAATTGCCGATATTGTTGCTCAGAAACTGGAAGATCTAGGGCATACTGTCGAAGTAGATGAGTGCACAACAGTAGATGCAGCGGACTTTGAGGATGTTGATTTAGCAGTTGTGGCAACTTATACTTATGGTGACGGTGAGCTTCCTGATGAAATTGTTGATTTCTATGAGGACTTGGGTGATTTGGATTTATCTGGAAAACTTTATGGAGTTGTTGGTTCAGGTGATACTTTCTACGATTATTTCTGCCAGTCAGTGGATGATTTTGAAGCACAGTTTGCTCTGACAGGTGCTCTCAAAGGTGCAGAATCTGTCAAGGTTGATCTAGCTGCTGAAGATGAAGATATTGAAAACTTAGAAGCATTTGCAGAAGAGCTTTCTGCAAAGCTGAATTAA
- the add gene encoding adenosine deaminase — protein MDRKVLEKLAKTELHCHLDGSISLETIRLLAAMAGISLPQADEDLKKLVTVPEQTESLVDYLKTFDFIRPLLQTKKALQLAAYDVARQAAEDNVIYIEIRFAPELSMDKGLSAADTVFAVLDGLKQAEADFDITARVIACGMRQSPKELTRDLFGQLADLSEAGLAGFDFAGDEEGYPTSEIEDLIRYTQTLDRPLTLHAGECGCPNHIADAIALGIKRLGHVTAIHNQPELIKSLVDNCVTAELCLTSNLQTKAIKEISEFPYRELYEAGAKITINTDNRTVSDTNLTKEYELFHLYFAADLADFLQFNRNAVEASFASESEKKDLLRKIEKIYAAFL, from the coding sequence ATGGATCGAAAAGTATTAGAAAAATTAGCAAAGACAGAGTTGCATTGTCATTTAGACGGATCTATCTCATTGGAAACAATCCGTCTTTTAGCGGCTATGGCTGGAATTTCACTGCCTCAGGCGGATGAAGATTTAAAAAAACTGGTTACAGTGCCTGAACAGACAGAAAGTTTAGTAGACTACCTGAAGACTTTTGATTTTATTCGTCCGCTTTTACAGACTAAAAAGGCTTTGCAGCTGGCAGCCTATGATGTGGCCAGACAAGCAGCAGAGGATAATGTGATTTATATTGAAATTCGCTTTGCACCTGAGCTCTCCATGGATAAGGGGCTATCAGCGGCAGATACTGTTTTTGCCGTGTTAGACGGGCTGAAACAAGCTGAAGCTGATTTTGATATTACAGCCAGAGTTATTGCCTGCGGCATGCGCCAGTCTCCAAAGGAACTGACTAGAGATCTTTTTGGGCAGCTGGCGGATCTTTCTGAAGCGGGTTTGGCAGGGTTTGATTTTGCTGGTGATGAGGAAGGGTATCCAACATCAGAAATTGAAGATTTAATCCGCTATACGCAAACTTTAGACCGTCCTCTGACCCTGCATGCCGGAGAATGCGGCTGCCCGAACCATATTGCTGATGCCATTGCCCTCGGTATTAAACGTTTAGGACATGTGACAGCTATTCATAACCAGCCGGAATTGATCAAGTCATTGGTTGACAACTGCGTAACAGCGGAACTTTGCTTGACCAGCAATCTGCAAACCAAGGCTATAAAAGAAATCTCCGAATTTCCTTACCGGGAATTGTACGAAGCAGGAGCAAAAATTACTATTAATACTGATAATCGGACGGTATCAGATACGAATCTGACCAAGGAATATGAGCTTTTCCATCTCTATTTTGCCGCCGATTTAGCTGATTTCCTGCAGTTCAACCGCAATGCGGTTGAAGCTTCTTTTGCCAGTGAGTCTGAAAAAAAAGACCTATTAAGAAAAATAGAAAAAATATATGCTGCATTCCTGTAG
- the yghU gene encoding glutathione-dependent disulfide-bond oxidoreductase: protein MSDYTPPKIWKNPANLGGQWGGLNQPTAGARFEQKLPVGNKPFQLYSLGTPNGIKATIMLEELKEAGISEADYDLYRIAISKGEQFGSDFVAINPNSKIPALIDQSGDKTVRVFESSHILLYLAEKFNQLIPADHTQRTEVLNWLFWQTGAAPFLGGGFGHFFHYAPEKIEYSINRFAMEAKRQLDLLDKELAYKPFIAGDSYSIADIAIWSWYGRLAQDNIWDRAGEFLDVQTYQNLQSWTEKIAIRPAVIRGLQAKYQDIKQSSSE, encoded by the coding sequence ATGTCAGACTATACACCACCGAAAATTTGGAAAAATCCTGCTAATCTTGGCGGTCAATGGGGCGGCTTGAATCAGCCGACTGCCGGAGCGCGTTTTGAACAAAAACTGCCGGTTGGGAATAAACCTTTTCAGCTCTATTCTCTCGGTACACCAAACGGTATCAAAGCGACCATTATGCTTGAGGAGCTTAAAGAAGCTGGCATTTCTGAGGCGGATTATGATTTGTATCGGATTGCAATCAGCAAGGGTGAGCAGTTTGGATCGGACTTTGTAGCTATCAACCCTAATTCAAAGATTCCGGCTCTGATTGATCAATCAGGAGATAAAACAGTCCGAGTTTTTGAATCATCTCATATCCTTCTCTACCTAGCTGAAAAATTCAACCAACTTATTCCAGCTGATCATACCCAGCGCACTGAAGTATTAAACTGGCTCTTCTGGCAAACCGGAGCAGCACCTTTTCTCGGCGGCGGATTTGGGCATTTCTTCCATTACGCACCTGAAAAAATTGAATACAGTATCAACCGTTTTGCAATGGAAGCCAAGCGCCAACTTGACCTCTTGGATAAAGAATTGGCCTATAAGCCTTTTATCGCCGGCGACAGCTACAGCATTGCAGATATTGCTATTTGGTCGTGGTATGGACGCTTAGCCCAGGATAACATTTGGGATAGAGCGGGAGAGTTTCTTGATGTCCAAACTTACCAAAATCTACAGTCTTGGACTGAAAAAATAGCTATACGGCCGGCTGTTATTCGCGGGCTTCAGGCAAAATATCAGGACATTAAACAAAGCTCTTCAGAATGA
- a CDS encoding GNAT family N-acetyltransferase produces the protein MWKLKTFAELTTSELFAIYQARVAVFVVEQNCPYQEVDSLDLEALHFFKEKSGSIKAYCRLIPTKGTVKLGRVLTAEDCRHQGLGRELVLQVLRFCRDKFPKLPIYIQAQSYLKDFYNSFGFQPISSQYLEDGISHIDMLLKGN, from the coding sequence ATGTGGAAACTAAAAACATTTGCTGAACTGACAACCTCGGAATTATTTGCCATTTATCAAGCACGGGTTGCTGTTTTTGTTGTGGAACAAAACTGCCCTTATCAAGAAGTTGACTCTCTTGACTTAGAAGCTCTGCACTTTTTTAAAGAAAAATCCGGTTCCATTAAAGCCTACTGCCGCTTAATTCCAACTAAAGGAACTGTAAAACTGGGCCGCGTTTTAACTGCAGAGGACTGCCGCCATCAAGGGCTTGGCCGAGAGCTGGTTTTACAAGTTCTGCGATTTTGCAGAGATAAATTTCCAAAGCTTCCTATCTATATTCAGGCACAAAGCTATCTAAAAGATTTTTATAATTCTTTTGGTTTTCAGCCCATTTCCTCACAATATTTAGAAGACGGTATTTCTCATATTGATATGCTTTTGAAAGGGAATTAA
- a CDS encoding DHH family phosphoesterase has product MTTFKHILAKIEEYDTIIIHRHMKPDPDALGSQLGLKAIIKTNFPEKKVLAPGYDEPTLTWLGHMDNIDSKDYLNALVIVTDTANRPRIDGSDYMRGQFLIKIDHHPNDDVYGDLVHVDTAASSSSEIIADFAITLQLKLSDEAARLLYAGIIGDTGRFLYPATSSKTFAIASELRNYHFDFAAVARQMDSFSLKIAKLQAYTLDNLEINENGAARLILTQDLMKKFNITDPETSAIVATPGKIDCVEVWAIFVEQPDGHYRVRLRSKSHSINDIAKRHAGGGHPLASGANSYSLKENEDIYQEIKDLLKN; this is encoded by the coding sequence ATGACAACATTCAAACACATTTTAGCCAAAATTGAAGAGTATGATACCATTATTATTCATAGACATATGAAACCGGATCCCGATGCTTTGGGGAGCCAGCTGGGACTCAAAGCCATTATCAAAACCAACTTCCCCGAAAAAAAGGTCCTTGCACCAGGTTATGACGAACCTACATTGACTTGGCTGGGTCATATGGATAACATAGATAGTAAGGACTACTTAAACGCTCTTGTTATTGTGACCGATACAGCTAACAGACCTCGGATTGACGGCAGCGATTATATGAGAGGACAATTTCTTATTAAAATTGATCACCATCCTAATGACGATGTATATGGCGATTTGGTTCATGTGGACACTGCTGCTTCCAGCAGCAGTGAAATTATTGCTGATTTTGCGATAACACTGCAGCTCAAACTTTCGGATGAAGCCGCTCGCCTCCTCTACGCTGGTATTATTGGAGACACCGGCCGCTTCCTTTATCCTGCTACCAGCAGCAAAACCTTTGCCATAGCCAGCGAGCTTCGAAACTACCATTTCGATTTCGCAGCTGTAGCTCGGCAAATGGATAGCTTCTCTTTAAAAATTGCTAAACTACAAGCCTACACCCTTGATAATCTTGAAATTAATGAGAACGGAGCTGCCCGCCTTATCCTAACCCAAGACTTAATGAAAAAGTTTAACATCACAGATCCTGAAACATCTGCTATTGTTGCCACTCCAGGAAAAATTGACTGTGTGGAAGTCTGGGCGATTTTTGTGGAACAACCTGACGGTCATTATCGTGTACGTTTACGCAGCAAGTCCCACTCGATTAACGATATCGCTAAACGGCATGCTGGCGGCGGCCATCCTCTGGCCAGCGGCGCCAATTCGTACAGTCTCAAAGAAAACGAAGATATTTATCAAGAAATCAAAGATCTTTTAAAGAACTGA
- a CDS encoding type B 50S ribosomal protein L31: MRKDIHPEYRPVVFMDTTTGYKFLSGSTRSSDETVEFEGETYPLVRVEISSDSHPFYTGRQKFTQADGRVDRFNKKYGLK; encoded by the coding sequence ATGAGAAAAGACATTCATCCAGAGTACCGTCCTGTTGTCTTTATGGACACTACTACAGGTTACAAGTTTCTTAGCGGTTCCACAAGATCTTCTGACGAAACGGTAGAATTTGAAGGAGAAACATATCCGCTTGTACGTGTAGAAATTTCATCAGATTCACACCCCTTCTACACAGGACGCCAAAAATTCACACAGGCAGACGGCCGTGTCGATCGTTTCAACAAAAAATACGGTCTCAAATAA
- a CDS encoding collagen binding domain-containing protein, with translation MKMKRKLLSLFTVLAALVGIFSLTQTVKADQITNYTNTATLTKENGTSLSENSTVGYWEPLAVSNRITFPDEQAIKEGDTLTLKLPEQLRFSTTIPFDVMHASGDPAGQAVINSETGEVTVTFTDIFERLPLDKEMSLNFNVQVNHDTVPTNTPIDITYEGVVYPLVVEENTVVPVSPVITKTGYQDDLDSSIIHWRVLINSQQSTVDNLTVADTLGEGQELLPETMLGVQVQYVEGDAVDSLEEAASRPYSYNFSADITYTTDDLGKTNGFRHTIGGSSNNAVFLSYDTRLTSAQSVGTDMTNSIAVSGENVAYSTETGYARIEAAYGSASSRIVPAQFEATTTTTQTTTENATTTEAPTTTAGTTTEQSVTTEEGTTTESSVTTSESAPTSSSSTSDSTSATSVSTSSPSLAVTSSQSQVKKNKKSTLPSTGEDSHNLLPILGVMLIAVLVWFFPARKLRK, from the coding sequence ATGAAAATGAAGCGAAAACTTTTAAGTTTATTTACGGTTTTAGCGGCTTTAGTAGGAATCTTTTCATTGACGCAAACAGTTAAGGCTGATCAGATTACGAATTATACTAATACAGCTACTTTAACTAAAGAAAACGGAACATCGCTGTCCGAAAACAGTACGGTAGGTTACTGGGAGCCCTTAGCAGTCAGTAACCGCATCACTTTCCCTGACGAGCAGGCTATTAAAGAAGGGGATACGCTGACTCTTAAATTGCCTGAGCAGCTGCGTTTTTCAACTACTATCCCTTTTGACGTGATGCACGCCAGCGGCGATCCGGCAGGACAGGCTGTCATCAATTCTGAGACAGGTGAGGTGACCGTTACTTTTACTGATATTTTTGAAAGACTCCCGCTGGATAAGGAAATGTCCTTAAACTTCAATGTACAAGTGAATCATGATACGGTTCCGACCAATACACCGATTGATATTACTTATGAAGGGGTAGTTTATCCGTTAGTTGTTGAAGAAAATACAGTAGTTCCTGTCAGTCCTGTTATCACTAAAACAGGCTATCAAGACGATCTTGATTCCAGTATTATTCACTGGCGCGTTTTGATTAACAGTCAGCAGAGTACTGTTGATAACCTGACAGTCGCTGATACTCTTGGTGAAGGTCAGGAATTGCTTCCGGAAACAATGCTTGGTGTTCAGGTTCAGTATGTTGAAGGAGATGCTGTAGATTCCCTTGAGGAAGCTGCATCACGTCCGTATAGCTATAATTTTTCGGCTGATATTACCTATACAACTGATGATTTAGGCAAAACAAACGGCTTTAGGCATACGATTGGAGGCAGCAGTAACAATGCGGTTTTCCTTTCTTATGATACGCGTTTAACTTCAGCGCAGTCAGTTGGCACTGACATGACTAACAGTATCGCTGTTTCTGGTGAAAATGTTGCCTATTCTACAGAAACAGGCTATGCTCGCATAGAAGCCGCTTATGGCAGTGCCTCATCACGGATTGTTCCTGCACAGTTTGAAGCAACAACCACTACTACGCAAACGACAACAGAAAATGCCACAACCACAGAAGCTCCGACTACAACTGCTGGTACCACAACTGAACAATCAGTAACAACAGAAGAAGGGACTACGACAGAAAGTTCGGTAACAACTTCGGAATCAGCCCCAACAAGTTCAAGCTCAACATCTGACAGCACATCTGCGACTTCTGTTTCAACAAGCAGTCCTTCATTGGCTGTCACGTCATCACAGTCACAGGTTAAAAAGAATAAAAAGTCTACTCTCCCTAGTACTGGCGAAGACAGTCATAACCTTCTGCCTATTCTTGGGGTTATGCTGATTGCTGTTCTTGTTTGGTTTTTTCCGGCAAGAAAACTGAGAAAATAA
- a CDS encoding glycosyl hydrolase family 8: MKRTKFRFIWFTAAIAALIAVMFYARKDSKSILQKNSYKEWQQHFVVSGKDYAYIKTTTDKDKDIVLSEAQGYGMLIAVDAAENGLAEQEDFEKLYRYYLSHKDGDTQLMSWRQTVVQNQVSDEANNATDGDLYIAYSLIKAAQQWPNQSDEYQKQAQAILQDVLTYNYNSEQKILTVGNWAAADTKFHNLVRTSDILPAQFQAFYDLTGDQEWLEIKDSMLAKLETVSQQHQTGLIPDFIWVDGDKVTAAAPNDISTENDGDYSYNACRLPYNLAQSKDKRSQKILTKMLDFFMEEDSIKAGYSLEGEPLNQYQASSFAAPVFYAANRDADYRKLVQQNKYVFMTKLSSENYYEAALVTLVALESL, from the coding sequence GTGAAACGAACAAAATTTAGATTTATTTGGTTTACAGCGGCTATAGCGGCTTTGATAGCTGTCATGTTTTACGCTAGAAAGGACAGCAAAAGTATTTTGCAGAAGAATAGCTATAAAGAATGGCAGCAGCACTTTGTGGTAAGCGGGAAAGACTATGCTTATATCAAAACAACTACCGATAAGGATAAAGATATTGTTTTATCTGAAGCACAGGGCTACGGTATGCTTATTGCAGTTGATGCAGCTGAAAATGGCTTGGCTGAACAGGAAGATTTTGAAAAGCTTTACCGTTATTATCTGTCTCACAAAGACGGTGATACTCAGTTAATGTCTTGGCGCCAGACCGTTGTTCAAAATCAAGTCAGCGATGAAGCGAATAACGCTACTGATGGCGACCTTTATATTGCTTACTCTTTAATTAAGGCAGCTCAGCAGTGGCCGAATCAGTCTGACGAGTATCAGAAGCAAGCCCAAGCTATCTTACAGGATGTTTTGACTTATAATTATAACAGTGAACAAAAAATCCTGACTGTCGGCAATTGGGCTGCTGCTGATACGAAGTTTCATAATCTTGTAAGAACGTCGGATATACTGCCGGCGCAATTCCAAGCTTTTTATGATTTGACAGGCGATCAGGAGTGGTTAGAGATCAAAGACTCTATGCTGGCTAAGCTGGAGACAGTCAGTCAGCAGCATCAGACAGGTCTGATTCCCGACTTTATTTGGGTTGATGGTGACAAAGTAACCGCTGCAGCACCCAATGATATTTCGACGGAAAATGACGGCGACTATTCTTACAATGCCTGCCGTTTGCCGTATAATTTAGCTCAGAGCAAGGATAAAAGGAGCCAAAAGATACTAACTAAAATGCTGGATTTCTTTATGGAGGAAGACAGTATTAAGGCGGGTTACTCGCTTGAAGGTGAGCCTTTGAATCAGTATCAGGCATCCAGCTTTGCAGCACCGGTTTTTTATGCAGCAAACAGAGATGCTGATTACCGTAAACTGGTTCAGCAAAATAAATATGTTTTCATGACGAAGCTTTCTTCTGAAAATTATTATGAAGCAGCTTTAGTTACTTTAGTAGCATTGGAATCTTTATAG
- a CDS encoding glycosyltransferase family 2 protein: MISQIIMIITLVSIWFSLAWSLMTLSSATHFWLKHSNFKVNTDPLEEYPMVTIVVPAHNEDVVIAQTASAILDMNYPHDKVELLLFADNCDDNTYSECLKVEALPQYAGRDITIIDRKGTGGKAGVLNDALKMAKGDYICVYDADAMPEKNALYFLVKKVLEDPERHVAAFGRNKTRNAKQNFLTRCINQEIVVTQRIQHVGMWHLFKIGRIPGTNFIINSDFVKSIGGWRNGALTEDTDISFKIMQSGKLIALAYNSEAFQQEPETVKTYYMQRKRWAKGNYEVVLANFKHLFDRSNWRVKLEVFYYSCTFFWFNAAIILSDLVFLANIIAMAVHLFVPDVRLPFTFDSSNIYITQLMLFNWILMILLYLLQINISLATQFGQATVRQVWLALAAYFTYAQLFIIVSIDSVISVTLDKIFRRDGTKWVKTKRFAG; encoded by the coding sequence ATGATTAGTCAGATTATTATGATAATAACGCTGGTTTCAATCTGGTTTTCGCTGGCATGGAGCCTGATGACCTTATCATCAGCAACACATTTTTGGCTGAAACACAGTAATTTCAAGGTTAACACTGATCCTTTAGAAGAGTATCCTATGGTGACAATTGTTGTTCCGGCTCATAATGAAGATGTCGTCATTGCTCAGACAGCCAGCGCTATTTTAGACATGAACTATCCGCATGATAAAGTAGAACTTTTGTTATTTGCTGATAACTGTGATGACAATACCTACTCAGAATGTCTGAAAGTAGAAGCACTGCCTCAATACGCTGGCAGAGATATCACCATTATTGACCGCAAAGGGACAGGCGGAAAAGCCGGTGTCCTTAATGACGCTTTAAAAATGGCCAAAGGTGACTATATCTGCGTTTACGATGCTGATGCCATGCCTGAAAAAAATGCTCTGTATTTTTTAGTTAAAAAGGTTTTAGAGGATCCTGAACGGCATGTAGCAGCTTTTGGACGTAACAAAACACGCAATGCTAAGCAAAATTTTTTAACACGCTGTATCAATCAGGAAATTGTTGTTACTCAGCGTATTCAGCATGTTGGGATGTGGCACCTCTTTAAAATCGGCCGTATTCCGGGGACGAATTTTATCATCAACAGCGATTTTGTCAAAAGTATCGGCGGCTGGCGCAACGGTGCCTTGACGGAAGACACAGATATCTCTTTTAAAATTATGCAGAGCGGAAAACTGATCGCCCTTGCATATAATTCTGAGGCTTTTCAGCAGGAACCTGAGACAGTAAAGACTTATTATATGCAGCGCAAACGCTGGGCTAAAGGTAATTATGAAGTGGTTCTTGCTAATTTTAAGCACCTTTTTGATAGAAGCAATTGGCGAGTAAAACTGGAAGTCTTTTATTATTCCTGTACTTTCTTTTGGTTCAATGCAGCGATTATTTTGTCCGATCTCGTTTTTCTGGCTAATATTATTGCAATGGCAGTTCATCTGTTTGTGCCGGATGTAAGACTTCCTTTTACCTTTGACTCAAGCAATATTTACATTACACAACTGATGCTGTTTAACTGGATATTAATGATTCTGCTTTACCTTCTGCAAATTAATATTTCTTTAGCCACTCAGTTTGGACAGGCTACAGTAAGACAGGTTTGGCTGGCTCTGGCTGCCTATTTCACCTATGCACAGTTGTTTATTATTGTATCTATTGATTCCGTTATTTCTGTAACGCTGGATAAAATCTTCCGGCGCGATGGAACGAAGTGGGTCAAGACAAAACGATTTGCAGGTTAG
- the wecB gene encoding non-hydrolyzing UDP-N-acetylglucosamine 2-epimerase has translation MKKVKVMLVFGTRPEAIKMAPLVHQLKKQADLFEVVTVVTGQHRQMLDQILKTFAITADYDLDIMKANQGLTDITANILIKLDPILKESRPDLVLVHGDTTTTFAAAAAAFYNQIKVGHVEAGLRTWNKYSPFPEEMNRQLTDVLADLYFAPTEESKHHLLKENHAEENIFVTGNTAIDVLSLTVRKDYRHQLLDSWPSNRKMILVTMHRRENQGEPMRQVFKTLKEIADSRDDISIVYPVHLSPAVQKTAEAVLSHHDRIHLIPPLDVVDFHNFAARSYFIMSDSGGVQEEAPSLGKPVLVLRDTTERPEGVAAGTLKLVGTKPADIKKAATELLTNSDSYKQMAQASNPYGDGKGAIRIAQAIAYYFGLSDERPADFGIKES, from the coding sequence ATGAAAAAAGTGAAGGTAATGCTCGTTTTTGGGACAAGACCGGAAGCGATTAAGATGGCTCCTCTTGTTCATCAGTTAAAAAAGCAGGCAGATTTATTTGAAGTTGTCACAGTAGTTACCGGCCAGCACCGGCAAATGCTGGATCAGATTTTAAAGACGTTTGCTATTACAGCCGACTATGATTTGGATATTATGAAAGCCAATCAGGGCTTAACTGATATTACTGCTAATATTCTTATAAAATTAGATCCTATTTTAAAAGAGAGCCGGCCGGATTTGGTTCTTGTCCACGGTGACACGACAACTACTTTTGCGGCTGCAGCAGCAGCATTTTACAATCAAATTAAGGTAGGCCATGTTGAGGCGGGCCTCAGAACGTGGAATAAATACTCTCCTTTCCCTGAGGAAATGAACAGACAGCTGACAGATGTTTTGGCAGATCTTTATTTTGCTCCTACAGAGGAGAGCAAGCATCATTTGCTGAAAGAAAATCATGCTGAAGAAAATATTTTTGTGACGGGCAACACTGCAATTGATGTTTTAAGTCTGACAGTTAGAAAGGATTACCGGCATCAGCTTTTGGACAGCTGGCCTTCTAATCGTAAAATGATTTTAGTCACCATGCATCGGCGTGAAAACCAGGGAGAGCCCATGCGGCAGGTGTTTAAAACATTAAAAGAAATCGCAGACAGCCGTGACGATATCAGTATTGTTTATCCTGTTCATCTCAGTCCGGCAGTTCAGAAAACAGCAGAAGCCGTTCTCAGCCATCACGACCGTATTCATCTTATTCCCCCTTTAGATGTTGTTGATTTTCATAATTTTGCTGCCAGAAGCTATTTTATTATGTCAGATTCGGGCGGTGTGCAGGAAGAAGCACCTTCTCTGGGCAAGCCTGTCCTTGTCCTGCGTGATACAACAGAGCGTCCTGAGGGTGTTGCAGCAGGTACTTTAAAACTTGTTGGAACAAAACCTGCTGACATCAAAAAAGCTGCAACAGAGCTGCTGACAAATTCAGACAGCTATAAGCAAATGGCACAGGCCTCTAATCCCTATGGTGATGGAAAAGGCGCTATCCGTATTGCTCAGGCTATTGCATATTATTTTGGCTTGTCAGATGAGAGACCTGCTGATTTTGGGATAAAGGAGTCATAA
- a CDS encoding acetate kinase, whose protein sequence is MKINLNQMVDYHDAQITSRSLSKKLGLTAPIMIYAMDKEETISGEQSPQTKLIQVLAGCLEVTMGDDEAPQKLTAQDLLVIQPQQLHAFKAAQKCKFLQIEL, encoded by the coding sequence ATGAAAATAAATCTTAATCAGATGGTTGATTACCACGATGCTCAAATCACCAGCCGCTCCTTATCGAAAAAACTTGGTCTTACAGCTCCGATAATGATTTATGCCATGGATAAAGAGGAAACAATCAGCGGTGAACAGAGTCCGCAGACAAAGCTTATTCAGGTTTTAGCGGGCTGTTTAGAAGTCACGATGGGCGATGATGAAGCTCCTCAAAAATTAACTGCTCAGGATTTGCTGGTCATTCAGCCTCAGCAGCTTCATGCCTTCAAAGCTGCCCAAAAATGTAAATTTCTGCAAATAGAATTATAA